From the genome of Deltaproteobacteria bacterium, one region includes:
- a CDS encoding branched-chain amino acid ABC transporter permease, producing PADYSSMKEAVAFIMLFVILLARPQGLLGRHIIQKV from the coding sequence CCCGCCGACTATTCGTCCATGAAGGAGGCCGTGGCCTTCATCATGCTCTTCGTCATCCTTCTGGCCCGGCCTCAAGGCCTTTTGGGCCGCCACATCATCCAGAAGGTCTAG